Sequence from the Gracilinanus agilis isolate LMUSP501 chromosome 6, AgileGrace, whole genome shotgun sequence genome:
CACACCACACTCCCACCATTCCTAATTCTTTCCATGTGTTATTCTAAGACCACCTGGCTTGAAAACATTTGGTTATTCAGTGCAGAAAAGTAAACCACAGACAAAGTACGACAACTTTTAATACTCCATTAATactaatgattaaaaattattgcATAGCCTTATGCATTTATCCTAAAACATTTTCTGTAAAgtaaatgaattatataaaagACAAATAATCCCTTAAAACGTGGATGGCCTTTACTACCTcgatcttctatctttttttgttttttcagtacTTTTGTCCATTGTTTTCTCATTATCTCCTCTGCACTTTGGGCAATACCATTTTCCCTTTGGTTTATAAGTAAGTGAAACACATGAAAAATGAAACCACTCAATTGGACATTGTTCATTGTCACATCCTATCATTTCCCCATAAGACACTTGGTTACATAAGCAGTATGTAGGTTCATTAGGATCTATTGCAAACTCAACAGGTGAAGCTTCCCTTTCCTGTTTAGCCTTTGAACGTTTCTTTTTCTTGGCAgatttagatttcttttctttaggtGGCTGATCATCACAGTCTTCAATCCCATTTGCTATGTGGCAGAGATCACGGCTTTCACTGGTCCGCTGTCTGCGGGGTCTTCTTGAAGACCTTTCTGGTTGGCTGGAGTCCATCTTTGTCTTATCTGAAGGTCTTTCACTTTCTGAAGGATCTTGAAAACATTGTGAATGCAATTCCATTTGTCTTGCCCGATTCTCTACCAGCTCAAGCATCTGTGTAACAATTTGAATTTTCTCATCACCCAGTTCCTGGCTGTTGATCAATGCTCTCTGAAGATTCTGCTGAAGGCGTTTCTTCTGATGtggatcattttctttcttgtatttttcACAGGCATCATCAATTTCCTTTAATgcttctgtaaaatgtaaaaaaaaaaaaaatcagaatattgCTCTAGTTTTTTGGAGAGGGGAGATTGCACTTTTTTTTAAGCAATTAAGAGTACTTTGGATAGAAGCAACTCAAAACATAATGCCATAAACCCAAACATACAATTTACCAACTCCAACATGGAAACACAATATCCAGAAAAAGTAAtggaaactcaaaaaaaaaaaaaaaggaaattacaataaaTTCTTAATTGATTGGTATGACTAAGACAaagctttttgtttttcaaatccttactgtcttagtaacaactctaaggcagaagggtaacCACTAGGCAAACCgggacaaatggggttaagtgacttgcccggggtcacagggctaggaagtataggaatgaCATATTTaagccaggtcctcccaactccagacttggctctgTATCACTGAGATATCTAGCTATTCTGACTAACCAAAGTTTTAAACAATGCATTGCCCCAATTCACTTATGTTCAGTTTTAGAGTATAAGAAAGAATGCTTAACATCTTAATTTTTTGGTTGAATGGCTCCCATATTAGAGGACTTAAAAttctacaaaatgaaatatttccacAGTATATTTCTATACCAATGATACTATTAACAAGAAAATCAACATAATAGTGATCCTGTTGCTCTATTTATGTAACTAGGCAATGGATTTTGGTTTAACTGCTGACAAACTTTCTACATCTTTAAAACATCAACTTAAAATGTTTTAAGtcctataaatcttttttttccagcACAAGAAGCAACACTACCAAAACTTTCTATTAAGCAATAGGCCAGAGGTATCAAACTCACGGTCTCAGCTGGCAAAACTCCTAAGtgtagcctgaaccagattaaaatgtaattagcaaatgtttaataaaataaataaaatatagaagataATGTTAAGTTTgcggttttctaagtcaatctgAAGCCTGCAGGGATTCCTTTCAATTGGAGTTTGATGCCTCTGCCAACCCTGTGCTGGCCACTATCTGAGTAATCCAGTCACCTAGGCTAGCAATAAGCCCACATGCCACACAGTGTGGCAACTCACCAGATAGAAAGTCCTTAGGCCAGGCTATCCTATTATTTCAAAAGCTCAAACCATTCCCTTTTATTTAGATATACTAAATGCTTTAGCAATCAGCTAGGTTTCCTTTAgggaaataagaataataa
This genomic interval carries:
- the ING2 gene encoding inhibitor of growth protein 2; translation: MLGQQQQQQLYPAAGLLAGERGRLLSCYVQDYLECVESLPLDMQRNVSVLREIDTKYQEALKEIDDACEKYKKENDPHQKKRLQQNLQRALINSQELGDEKIQIVTQMLELVENRARQMELHSQCFQDPSESERPSDKTKMDSSQPERSSRRPRRQRTSESRDLCHIANGIEDCDDQPPKEKKSKSAKKKKRSKAKQEREASPVEFAIDPNEPTYCLCNQVSYGEMIGCDNEQCPIEWFHFSCVSLTYKPKGKWYCPKCRGDNEKTMDKSTEKTKKDRRSR